The Methanobrevibacter oralis genome segment GGAAATACATTAGATAAACACACAAAAAGAATTTATAGAACTCCTGAAGGCATGTTTGCTTATATTATGTCAAGAAAAAATGGTTGGATCGAAAACCGAAATCAAGACCTAACAAATTGACAGTCCCACTCATGCTTATTTATTTATAATATTTCCATCAAAATTATTTACTATGTATATTGTTTTTGAAGGTATCGATGGAGCTGGTAAATCAACTCAAATTCAGCTATTGAAAAAATGGTTGGAAGACAATGGATTTAGTGTTGAAACAGTAGTGGAACCAACTGATTCTGAAATTGGGAAATTAATTAGAAAAATTTTACAAAGACCAGATGCTGCTAATGATAGAATCCAAAAAACATTAGGATTATTATTTGCTGCAGATCGTATGCTTATTATGGATAAGCTTTCAGATGAGAATAAGATAATCCTTTCAGATAGATCTTATATTTCAAGTTTAGCTTATCAAACACCAGCTAATTGGATTGCAGATATTAATAAATATGCTAAAACACCTGATCTTCTTTTACTTTTAGATTTGGATGTAAATATTTCAGTTAATAGGTGTTCTGGTGAAGATGAATTTGAAAATGAAGGATTTTTAACTAATGTTAAAGATAATTATTTAAAACTTGTTGAAAATTATCGACATGAAATTATTAATGCAAATAATGGAGTAAATAAGGTATCGTCAGATATTAAAAAGGCAGTAGCTCCGTATTTAGGCATTTGTCCGGATTGTATTTTATAGAAAAAGGAGGAGTTATTTTCCACCTAATTCTTTTAACCTTTTTTCAATAGCTTGGGTAATGTACTCTTTTGCTTTCATAAGTTCACTGTATTGTCCAATTAATTTAGGACCATATTCACTATGTTCAAGTTTAACATCGAATTTATCAATAGCATGGGCAAGCATAGCTTCACCAACACCATTAGGCAGTCCCATCTGATACTCGCCTTCAGCTACAGGTGTATCATCGTTAATTTTATTCATTTCATCGTGAATAGCTTGTGAAATATATAATTTAACATTTTCAAGTTCATCTGGGTGTCCTGTTAATGCAGGGCCTTGTTCTGATTGTTCATAATTTACTTGAAATTTTTTAAGGACATCTGTAAGCATTGCTTCACTAACACCATTAGGTAAAATCATTTCAAAGTTTTCTTCAGACATTGTTTTCCTCCATATATTTTCTAACTGGAGCAAAGAATTCAATTAAAAAATCTTTAATTCCATTTTTTAAATCCATTGGATGTAAGTTACCTTCACTATATTCTTTAAGTAATTCTTCTTTATTAAGTTCTATATTTCCACCAAATTTCTCTGCTCTTTTAATAAGCAAAGTGTCTTGGTTGGGATATACGAATGTTTCAGCTATTTCAATCATAGGATTATCTTCAATTTCTCTTTGTGGACAATAGCTTTTATTAATCTTTTTACTTATTACTTCGATGGAATCATCAACAGCAATGTAATTACCTTTACTTGAAGACATTTTAGCGTCTCCATCAAGACCGTGTAATAATGGAATATGAATGCAAACTGGAGTATTTTCACCAATTTTTTCAAGGTTTTCACGTGCAAGCATTTGAATTTTTCTCTGTTCCATCCCACCAAGAGCAATATCAACATTTAATGCTGCCATATCAACTGTTTGCATAATTGGATAAACTACACTAGCCACTTTTGGATTATCATCATGACGACTAACTTGATCCATACTTCTTCTAGCTCTTTTTAAAGTGGTCATTGTAGCTAATTTATAAACTTTATCTGTGTAATCTCTTTTTAATTGAAAACTTGATCCATACACAAATTCAGTTGTATCATCAAGTCCCAATGCTTTAAAGCAGTGCATATTGTATTCAGCAGTTTTAGCTATTTCTTCAATACTTCCTTTTCCATTTAAAAAAGCATGATAATCAGCTAAAAGAATCTTAATTTTAAAACCTAACTTTTGAAGTGTTTTAAGTTTTTGAACAGTTGCAGCATGTCCTAAATGGATTTTACCAGAAGGTTCATAACCAGTATAAGCTATAGGTTGTTTTTTTTTAAGAACTTCTTCCAAATCTTCAATATCTATGACTTCTGCAGTATTTTCTTCAATTAACTGAATTTTTTCATCAATATTCATTTTATCACTTAGTTTACCAAATAAATGTAGTTATCAATTTTAATAAGTTTAATTTCATCGCCAATATTATAATCTTGGAATCCATCTTTCAATTCTAAATCAACAGCCGAATAATCAGATGGATCTAATATTTGTAAATTTTTCGGAGATTTTGATATAATAGTTGTTGTTTCTATTTCATTTGCTTTTTTAAGAAGTTTAATATCTTCTAAATGTTTCATAGGAATAGTATGATTTTTAGCTGTTTTAATGTCTGTTCCAATAATCCTATTTTTATTAATACTTTTTACTTGCAGGATTCTATTTTCATATTTTATAAAATCATCAATTTCAAATTCTGGAATTCTAATGGAAATCCAAATCCTATAAAGACCTTTGCCTGTAGATTTATCTTCACTAATAAGTCTAGGAGATTCTTTTATGATTCCACCAAATTCATCTTTTAAGCTTTCACCTACTTTTCGAGCTGTTTTTAAAGATCCAATGTAGTAATCACGACCTTCTTTTAGTGTAGCTATTTGAGGGCAATAAGCTAATTTGTCTACTTTTGATTGTCTTATTAAAATTCTCTCAATAGCTTTATCAGCTAATTCATATTCTTCATTTTTTATTTCTCTATTATGCGCTCTAAATTGTATAACTGCTTCATAATATCCTGCTTGAATTTTACTGCATGTTGGACAAACACTTTTAAGGATTTTAACTTCAACATCATGATTTTCATCAATTTTTTGCCCATGAACTTCTCCTAGAATTTCAACATAACAAATAGCAATAGTACCTTTCAGTTGTTCAATTTTAAGGTTAATAATTTCATTTTCAACCAAATCATTGATTGTAATATTTTTTTCAAGTGCACGATATATTACTTCTTCTTCAGGAATATTTTCATCTAACCATTTTCCTTCTTCAAGCTTACTATTGCAATGGCTACAAATTTGAACTTCGATTCTATGTGGTATTTGAATCATTTGATAATCTTTTAAAAAACAGTCTATGCAGATGTCTCCAATCATTTTTTTATCGGTACTTCCACATTCTAAACAAAACATAATATCAAAAAATAAGTAAAAAAGGTATTATAATGTTTTTAAAGGAGCTGTAGCACCGCATGCAGCACATTTTAATAAAAATATTCTACCTTCTCTGATAATTTTAGTGTCTGGCCTATTACATTCGTGGCAAATTACATATTTGTCTACATAGTCTTCAATTCTTTCATTTATTAAATAATGGGTAAATTTACCTTGTAAAATTGCTCTTTGACCTTCAATATTTCCTGCTGTTCCTAATTCTCTCATTAAGAATTTTAATACATGTTGTGGGTCTCTGTCTAAATCTTCAGCAACTTCTTTAAAGTTTTTAATAAATGTCCTATTACCTTGGATATCTGAATAAGCTTTAGGGATTTTAAATCTTTTG includes the following:
- a CDS encoding 60S ribosomal export protein NMD3, with amino-acid sequence MFCLECGSTDKKMIGDICIDCFLKDYQMIQIPHRIEVQICSHCNSKLEEGKWLDENIPEEEVIYRALEKNITINDLVENEIINLKIEQLKGTIAICYVEILGEVHGQKIDENHDVEVKILKSVCPTCSKIQAGYYEAVIQFRAHNREIKNEEYELADKAIERILIRQSKVDKLAYCPQIATLKEGRDYYIGSLKTARKVGESLKDEFGGIIKESPRLISEDKSTGKGLYRIWISIRIPEFEIDDFIKYENRILQVKSINKNRIIGTDIKTAKNHTIPMKHLEDIKLLKKANEIETTTIISKSPKNLQILDPSDYSAVDLELKDGFQDYNIGDEIKLIKIDNYIYLVN
- a CDS encoding tyrosine--tRNA ligase encodes the protein MNIDEKIQLIEENTAEVIDIEDLEEVLKKKQPIAYTGYEPSGKIHLGHAATVQKLKTLQKLGFKIKILLADYHAFLNGKGSIEEIAKTAEYNMHCFKALGLDDTTEFVYGSSFQLKRDYTDKVYKLATMTTLKRARRSMDQVSRHDDNPKVASVVYPIMQTVDMAALNVDIALGGMEQRKIQMLARENLEKIGENTPVCIHIPLLHGLDGDAKMSSSKGNYIAVDDSIEVISKKINKSYCPQREIEDNPMIEIAETFVYPNQDTLLIKRAEKFGGNIELNKEELLKEYSEGNLHPMDLKNGIKDFLIEFFAPVRKYMEENNV
- a CDS encoding translation initiation factor IF-2 subunit beta, which encodes MDEYEELLGRAIDQLPPEVFEHKRFKIPKAYSDIQGNRTFIKNFKEVAEDLDRDPQHVLKFLMRELGTAGNIEGQRAILQGKFTHYLINERIEDYVDKYVICHECNRPDTKIIREGRIFLLKCAACGATAPLKTL
- the tmk gene encoding dTMP kinase codes for the protein MYIVFEGIDGAGKSTQIQLLKKWLEDNGFSVETVVEPTDSEIGKLIRKILQRPDAANDRIQKTLGLLFAADRMLIMDKLSDENKIILSDRSYISSLAYQTPANWIADINKYAKTPDLLLLLDLDVNISVNRCSGEDEFENEGFLTNVKDNYLKLVENYRHEIINANNGVNKVSSDIKKAVAPYLGICPDCIL